From Haloplanus vescus:
CGTCGGAGTTCGGAAAGCGTCTCCTCGCCGTGTTCTTCGAGGCCGTGTTCGGGACCTTCGGCTTCGTCGACGTACTCGTCCCCGCTGTACGCAGTTACGACATCCTCGTCAACGACGTAGAGCACATGGAGGACTGCGTTGTGAGCGGCTGCGAGCTCGAGTGCATGCGTTTCAGCATCTTCAGACGCAACAGTTCCATCGGTCGACAGGAGAATTCGGTCGTACATTCAGTCAGAATTCAAAGGCGGGTAACATAAATTCGGCTTCCAATTCTCTCTGCTCAAGAGTCACGGTAGCGTGTTCAGTATGGCCGCGTCAGCGGATGTGTCCAAGCACGACTGACGTACTCAATCGAGACTGTGAACCATCAACGAGCTGTCCGTCAGTGGTCGTGTCCCTCCATCACCATCGGATGCCCGGTGGCGTATTCGTCCGGGTTTTCCCCGAAGGTCTCCTTGCAGGTCTGCGAGCAGAAGTAGTACGTCTCGCCGTCGTGCGCCGCCGATGGCTCGCTGTCGTCAGTCCGCATCCCACAGACGGGGTCGCGGTACTGGCCGGGCGCACCGAGACCGCGACGATAAACATACAGCAGGAACCCGGAGAGCGCGAACGCGATGAGGTTGAGATAGAACGTGTAGTTGAGTTTGAAGTACGTCTGCTCCGTCGCCGTCTCACCGCCCGCCAGATCCGGAACGATTCCCAGCGCGTCGAACAGCAGCTCCATGAGGAAGCCGGTGAACGCCATCGTCACGAAAAAGACGCCGAGGATGTACAGCATGATCTTCCAGCCGTAGTACTTCCGGTAGACGTTCAGCACGGGAATCGTGATGAGGTCAGCGTAGACGAACGCGATGATCCCGGCGAAGCTGACGCCACCGCCCCACAGCGCGACGGCGAACGGGACGTTACCCATGCTGCCGACGA
This genomic window contains:
- a CDS encoding universal stress protein, with the translated sequence MYDRILLSTDGTVASEDAETHALELAAAHNAVLHVLYVVDEDVVTAYSGDEYVDEAEGPEHGLEEHGEETLSELRRRAAETDVDVETAMQHGRPAETIVDHADDCDADLLVLGTKRRPDEYRALLGSVTDRVLRLTTRPATVVKTEVSE